The DNA window GATGTTGCCTTTAGTTGAAGCTGAAACTTTTTGAATATGTTTCTGTTGTATAGCTGTTGTGCCTGCTACCCTATTCTGTAGCCGAATATAAATTCCTTTATCCTTTTCTACTTACTATAGCTGTCCTCCAACTTTTCTGCTTGATTTATGGTATCAACAATCCGATTGTGCTCTTTTAGAAAGCTAATGATACTATAAGTTGGCCCTACATTATCTTTGAAACTCGCATTTGTTGCCTCACTTCTGGATGTGGTCTATATAAAAGGGAAGAAGTCATTTTTGAAGTAGACTGGGACAAACCTTTTTCTCATTTCCCACATTTTGGAAAAGTAGTTATTCCCTTGAAGGTTTCTTTCCTCACTCATTCTCTTCCAAAGTTTTCCAAATTCTTCCACTGTTAGACTATTGTTCACTGTATCTTCAAAGTCTTCATATAATCCTTCGTTTGCTGCAAACACCTTGACATTCTTATTGTAGCATTTGATCTTTATGTGGAACAAGCAGTTTCTGTGCTTTGTGTTTATGAAGACTTGCTctattgctgatttcatcgccatGTCTTGGTCTATGATGATCGTTTGAGGGTGTTTTCCTCCCATTGCTTCAAGGAAAGTTTGAAATACCCACTTGAAAGTGTCCACTGTCTCATCATGCAGGAAAGCACATCCAAAGAGGCAACTTTGGCCATGTTCTGTTATCCCAACAAATGGTGCGAAAGGCAAGTTGTATCGATTGGTTATATATGTCGTGTCAAAACTTACACATTCTCCATAATCTACATAATATTTCATAGCAGAACAGTCTATCCAAAACAAGTTTCTAACTCTCTTGTCCTCATCTAAATCAAACTTGTAAAAGAAAGAAGTATCCTCAGTTTGTTTCTTTTTGAAATAATCTAGTATTTTTGTCATATCTGAACCTTTAACTTCTCTGTTTAGCTTTGTTCTATAGTTGCtgatatctttctttttcatcggtAGAGCTATAAGTCCACCTCTTAGATATGATAGAATAGAAACCATCTTTCTAGTCGGGATATTGTTATCATTCAGAGTCTTAATAAGTCCTTTTTCCATATCTATCATGTACTTGTGACCAGAAAATAGCTGATCCCTCTCTCTAGGGCACAACTGATGATTATGTTTCAAATCAAGAGCTTTAATCTTCCAtacacctccttcttctttcacCATCATAACACAAGGACAATCTGATTTCTGCTGAACATTTGTTTTCCTTACCGGTTGCTTCCCAATATCCTTGTTTATTTCTGCTTCTTGCTCTAAACACTTTGgtgccttttcttttccttgacgattgcatctcattgtcactttcactaTCTCATTATTTCTTTTCTTATGTGTAGTTCTTGTTGTATGCGTTATGACAACTTCAAATCCGGCTAGGAATGCATAGAAGTTGAAG is part of the Miscanthus floridulus cultivar M001 chromosome 9, ASM1932011v1, whole genome shotgun sequence genome and encodes:
- the LOC136479421 gene encoding protein FAR1-RELATED SEQUENCE 5-like, translating into MRCNRQGKEKAPKCLEQEAEINKDIGKQPVRKTNVQQKSDCPCVMMVKEEGGVWKIKALDLKHNHQLCPRERDQLFSGHKYMIDMEKGLIKTLNDNNIPTRKMVSILSYLRGGLIALPMKKKDISNYRTKLNREVKGSDMTKILDYFKKKQTEDTSFFYKFDLDEDKRVRNLFWIDCSAMKYYVDYGECVSFDTTYITNRYNLPFAPFVGITEHGQSCLFGCAFLHDETVDTFKWVFQTFLEAMGGKHPQTIIIDQDMAMKSAIEQVFINTKHRNCLFHIKIKCYNKNVKVFAANEGLYEDFEDTVNNSLTVEEFGKLWKRMSEERNLQGNNYFSKMWEMRKRCDIIVEIQHIIQEVNNIEFKSIKKMRKPWNMLSAQQTGKAQNDQQGNEGETIAGETRDPKTEIDDPKRIQRKGRAPKPMRMKTHIEDIKKKMVAEEMKKKKKTNDTDSAGSPVKPKRKKRKETSNISIDPEATEH